From a single Clostridium isatidis genomic region:
- a CDS encoding VWA domain-containing protein, with protein sequence MKIEIGNLYFLILIPIIFAFIYYNYKKYRPFSKNEFKVLISRIVIFILLILAFGEITLSIKGRNISTVFLLDLSESVEGFEEAGKDFISQAIENIPKGNKSAVILFGDNSKLDKGLNRKKIYETLGERPIVTATNIENAIESALAIFEKSSAKRIVLLTDGEENKGDILKSIPIINQENIDLKVYKISEKKGNEVYVDNISVPDNISVGEEFSVSIDIKSNYVTDAKLTLFSGRNKVGEQNVKIQKGTNSFVFKDQQHSGGFKSYRVLIEAADDQIKVNNEGITFTNVTDKPYILLINGINGDSQAIEEILTRSGANVKKIGPASAPSTLNEFLEYKTVILNNVHIDDLAKGFVDNLETYVKDYGGGVVSFGGEDAYALGGYKDTNLEKVLPVYMDKRGKNEVPSISINLIIDKSGSMSAEGGGVSKLTLAKEAAIKALENLREIDEISVIAFDDTYDIVVPLQKLTNKEEVEGLISGIQIRGGTSIYPALEEGYNIQSQSSAKIKHTILLTDGQDGYNLDNYYDLLNKFNSDNITLSTVAVGEGANAELLNNLASIGKGRSYYTDIYTDIPRIFAKEVLLSAGTYIINEEFTPKILSAHEILSGVKTSEGIPSLLGYIGTSIKENAVEILSSNHDEPVLAAMEYGIGRTVSFTSDINGQWSRNYLTWEYGPQLIKNMVYYTIPKYEGEGTLNIYQEGNKAVVEFYNDNVDKDGRVIGIYNGENGEEGEFELTQVEPGKYSAEIPLETIGFYNFNIREELNGEVKSNYKGGFAMQYSDEYKFNLNANKLDAVVEDTNGSFINSPEEVFTGKLEKHYKDINLTTPLLLIAIFLFMLDIAYRRLNLDIGVLFKKLKGKKTINKDNKRKENIKVKKEKSEKIYESNLKDKVLVTEEVKEKYSKKVKEEKKPAKNKKTEKKSKVEKNTLNTDMLLKKKSDRNKI encoded by the coding sequence ATGAAGATAGAAATAGGAAATTTGTACTTTTTAATATTAATACCAATTATTTTTGCCTTTATTTACTATAATTATAAAAAATATAGACCCTTTTCAAAAAATGAATTTAAAGTTCTTATTAGTAGAATTGTAATTTTTATATTGTTAATTTTAGCTTTTGGAGAAATAACTTTAAGCATAAAAGGGAGAAATATATCAACGGTATTTTTACTTGATCTTTCTGAAAGTGTAGAGGGCTTTGAAGAGGCAGGAAAAGATTTTATTTCCCAGGCAATAGAAAATATACCAAAGGGTAATAAATCAGCTGTTATATTATTTGGAGATAATTCAAAATTAGATAAGGGCTTAAACAGAAAAAAGATTTATGAGACCCTTGGGGAAAGACCAATAGTTACAGCTACAAATATAGAAAATGCAATAGAAAGTGCTTTAGCTATTTTTGAAAAGAGTAGTGCCAAAAGGATAGTCTTATTAACAGATGGAGAAGAAAATAAAGGTGATATTTTAAAATCTATTCCAATTATAAATCAAGAAAATATAGATCTTAAGGTTTATAAAATTTCTGAAAAGAAGGGAAATGAAGTTTACGTAGATAATATATCTGTTCCGGATAATATATCAGTAGGAGAGGAATTTTCTGTTTCTATAGATATAAAATCAAATTATGTAACAGATGCAAAATTAACCTTATTTTCTGGAAGAAATAAAGTTGGCGAACAAAATGTAAAAATACAAAAGGGGACAAATTCCTTTGTTTTTAAGGATCAGCAACATTCTGGAGGCTTCAAAAGTTATAGAGTATTAATAGAAGCAGCTGATGATCAAATAAAAGTAAATAACGAAGGAATAACTTTTACTAATGTAACTGATAAACCTTATATTTTATTAATTAATGGAATAAATGGAGATTCTCAAGCCATAGAAGAGATACTTACAAGGTCTGGAGCTAATGTAAAGAAAATAGGACCTGCTTCTGCTCCATCAACTTTAAACGAATTTTTAGAATATAAAACTGTAATTTTAAACAATGTTCATATAGATGATTTAGCAAAAGGATTTGTAGATAATTTAGAAACTTATGTTAAGGATTATGGTGGAGGAGTTGTTAGCTTTGGAGGAGAAGATGCCTATGCCCTTGGAGGATATAAAGATACTAATTTAGAAAAAGTTCTTCCAGTTTATATGGATAAAAGGGGAAAAAATGAAGTTCCTTCAATAAGTATAAACTTAATTATAGACAAATCAGGAAGTATGTCTGCTGAAGGTGGAGGAGTAAGTAAACTTACTTTAGCAAAAGAGGCTGCAATTAAAGCTTTAGAAAATTTAAGGGAAATAGATGAGATTTCAGTAATTGCCTTTGATGATACTTATGATATAGTGGTTCCCCTTCAAAAGCTTACAAATAAGGAGGAAGTTGAAGGACTAATTTCGGGTATTCAGATAAGGGGAGGAACTTCAATATATCCAGCTTTAGAAGAGGGCTATAATATTCAGAGTCAAAGCTCAGCTAAAATAAAACATACAATATTATTAACAGACGGTCAAGATGGATATAACTTAGATAATTATTATGATTTACTAAATAAGTTTAATAGTGATAACATTACCTTATCAACAGTGGCAGTTGGAGAAGGTGCAAATGCAGAGCTTTTAAATAATTTAGCTTCTATAGGAAAGGGAAGAAGCTATTATACAGATATATATACTGATATTCCAAGAATATTTGCAAAGGAAGTTTTATTATCAGCTGGAACTTATATAATAAACGAAGAATTTACTCCCAAAATATTAAGTGCTCATGAGATTCTATCAGGAGTTAAAACTTCAGAGGGAATACCAAGTTTACTTGGATATATAGGCACTTCCATTAAAGAAAATGCTGTTGAAATTTTAAGCTCTAACCATGATGAACCCGTTCTAGCTGCTATGGAATATGGTATTGGAAGAACAGTAAGTTTTACTTCTGATATAAATGGACAGTGGAGTAGAAATTATTTAACCTGGGAATATGGTCCACAGCTTATAAAAAACATGGTTTATTATACAATACCTAAATATGAGGGTGAAGGTACTTTAAATATATATCAAGAAGGCAATAAGGCTGTTGTAGAATTTTATAATGATAATGTAGATAAAGATGGAAGAGTTATAGGAATATATAATGGAGAGAATGGAGAGGAAGGAGAATTTGAATTAACTCAAGTTGAGCCGGGAAAATATTCTGCAGAAATACCTTTAGAAACAATAGGTTTTTATAACTTTAATATAAGAGAAGAACTTAATGGAGAAGTAAAAAGCAACTATAAGGGTGGATTTGCAATGCAGTATTCTGATGAATACAAGTTTAATTTAAATGCAAATAAATTAGATGCAGTAGTAGAAGATACAAATGGATCCTTTATAAATTCACCAGAAGAAGTTTTTACAGGAAAGTTAGAAAAACATTATAAAGATATAAATCTAACAACTCCTTTATTATTAATAGCTATATTCCTATTTATGTTAGATATAGCCTATAGAAGATTAAACTTAGACATTGGAGTATTATTTAAAAAGCTTAAAGGTAAAAAAACAATAAATAAGGATAATAAAAGAAAAGAAAATATAAAAGTGAAAAAAGAAAAATCAGAAAAAATATATGAAAGCAATCTTAAAGATAAGGTTCTTGTAACAGAAGAGGTTAAAGAAAAATATAGTAAAAAGGTAAAGGAAGAGAAGAAGCCTGCTAAGAATAAAAAGACAGAGAAAAAATCAAAGGTTGAGAAAAATACCTTAAATACAGATATGTTGCTTAAGAAGAAAAGCGATAGAAACAAAATCTAA
- a CDS encoding ABC transporter ATP-binding protein: MLVIKNLEKSYGKFKALKGVNLEIEKGEIFGFIGPNGAGKSTTMKIVSGLLSPDSGEVYVDGIDAIKENKLLKEKIGYMPDFFGVYDNLMAIEYLEFYASIYGIVGEEAKKLSMDLLELVNLSDKYDAYVDGLSRGMKQRLCLARCLVHNPELLILDEPASGMDPKSRYEMKGILKNLKSMGKTIIISSHILSELGEICSKVGIIQNGKMVCQGTVDEVSLLARGSAPVTITVIDEIDRAIKIIKEAPNVKNISADENKINVSIIGGDIEAKNLLKSLVVKDIPVISFTKAAGNLEDVFIQITEKSSEGGEK, translated from the coding sequence ATGTTAGTAATAAAGAACCTTGAAAAATCCTACGGTAAATTTAAAGCATTAAAAGGAGTAAATTTAGAGATAGAAAAGGGAGAAATATTTGGTTTTATTGGTCCAAATGGAGCTGGAAAAAGTACTACAATGAAGATTGTATCAGGTCTTTTATCCCCAGATAGTGGTGAGGTTTATGTTGATGGAATAGATGCTATAAAGGAAAATAAGCTTCTTAAAGAAAAAATAGGATATATGCCAGACTTTTTTGGGGTATATGATAACTTAATGGCAATAGAGTATTTAGAATTTTATGCTTCTATATATGGAATTGTAGGGGAAGAAGCAAAAAAATTATCAATGGATTTATTAGAGCTTGTAAATCTTTCAGATAAATATGATGCATATGTAGATGGATTATCCAGAGGTATGAAGCAAAGGTTATGTCTAGCAAGATGTTTAGTTCACAATCCAGAACTATTAATTTTAGATGAGCCGGCTTCTGGGATGGATCCAAAGTCTAGATATGAAATGAAAGGAATATTAAAAAATTTAAAATCCATGGGTAAAACAATAATAATATCTTCTCATATATTATCTGAATTAGGTGAAATATGTTCAAAAGTGGGAATAATTCAAAATGGCAAGATGGTCTGCCAAGGTACAGTTGACGAGGTTAGTCTACTAGCAAGAGGTTCTGCACCAGTAACTATAACTGTTATTGATGAAATTGATAGAGCAATAAAAATAATAAAAGAAGCTCCAAATGTAAAGAATATCTCAGCAGATGAAAATAAAATAAATGTAAGTATTATAGGAGGAGATATTGAAGCTAAGAATTTATTGAAATCTTTAGTAGTTAAAGATATACCTGTAATAAGCTTTACTAAGGCTGCTGGAAATTTAGAAGATGTGTTTATACAAATAACAGAAAAAAGTAGTGAAGGAGGGGAAAAATAA
- a CDS encoding ABC transporter permease, with amino-acid sequence MRINPVLRNEAKITVRNKRFTLMLFFYIVVVSIGVVLYYKSFTSEIYVNGLYMQSTTTLYVLMSIVQAIFLIFMVPSLTSSAISSEREKQTLDILLSTKLTPFQIIIGKLLSSSLKVVMLIICTIPLYGICSLIGGVSIVNILELAGFFIVNTIFVGAIGMLISTYAKTSKVSTTITYFLVLFIYIGILIIAYILFMFSMRNNYMNPNIKVNPIIYLSPVTGFISLLSNQLGARETIFYFFQYSGISSYTEYISIGIQLVLSAIFLYLASVKLNPLKKERVKRKSKKLKE; translated from the coding sequence ATGAGAATCAATCCAGTTCTTAGAAATGAGGCGAAAATTACTGTAAGAAACAAAAGATTTACTTTAATGTTATTTTTCTATATAGTTGTAGTTTCAATTGGAGTAGTTTTATATTATAAAAGCTTTACCAGCGAAATATATGTAAATGGGTTGTATATGCAGTCAACTACAACCTTATATGTTTTAATGTCTATAGTTCAAGCTATATTCTTAATATTTATGGTTCCCTCATTAACATCAAGTGCAATATCATCAGAAAGGGAAAAACAAACATTAGATATATTGTTATCTACAAAATTAACTCCATTTCAAATAATAATAGGAAAGTTACTTTCTTCTTCACTTAAAGTAGTGATGTTAATTATCTGTACTATTCCCCTCTATGGAATATGTTCATTGATTGGTGGGGTAAGCATAGTAAATATATTGGAACTTGCTGGATTTTTCATTGTTAATACAATCTTTGTAGGAGCTATAGGAATGCTTATTTCTACTTATGCAAAAACCTCAAAGGTTTCAACTACAATAACATATTTTTTAGTATTATTTATCTATATTGGAATTCTTATAATTGCTTATATTTTATTTATGTTTTCAATGAGAAATAATTATATGAATCCCAATATTAAAGTAAATCCAATTATCTATTTAAGTCCTGTTACAGGTTTTATTAGTTTATTATCAAATCAATTAGGAGCAAGAGAGACAATATTTTATTTTTTCCAATATAGTGGTATTTCATCATATACAGAATATATTTCTATTGGTATACAATTAGTACTTTCAGCTATATTTTTATATCTTGCTTCTGTAAAGTTAAATCCTTTAAAAAAAGAAAGAGTTAAAAGAAAAAGTAAGAAATTAAAGGAGTAA
- a CDS encoding DUF58 domain-containing protein, whose protein sequence is MAERIFNEDFFSKLNKINLSINLKLSSGTQGGRKSKAKGVSVEFSDYREYMHGDDFRRIDWNAYGRFDKFFIKVFMEEREGIFNFFLDTSKSMDYGKENKKNMALKIVAALSYVALNNLDRVNINLLDSGNIQVLKEISGSRAFQRIIKDLENISFDGTTSLTQSIRKRPIKNKGVSIVVSDFLDNLGLKDLEEALKYLAFKKQEIILIQVLALEEIKPELNGEITLIDSETNENIKISLTPNLIKEYEKTLYSYKKSIENLVKKYNGKFISVNSSMEIEEVILGELSKKRVLY, encoded by the coding sequence ATGGCTGAAAGAATATTTAATGAAGATTTCTTTTCTAAATTAAACAAAATTAACTTAAGTATTAATTTAAAATTGTCCTCAGGAACTCAAGGTGGTAGAAAATCAAAAGCAAAGGGAGTTTCAGTAGAATTTTCTGATTACAGAGAATATATGCATGGAGATGACTTTAGAAGAATAGACTGGAATGCCTATGGAAGATTTGATAAATTCTTTATTAAAGTTTTTATGGAGGAGAGGGAAGGAATATTTAATTTTTTCTTAGATACAAGCAAATCTATGGACTATGGGAAAGAAAATAAAAAAAATATGGCCCTAAAGATTGTGGCAGCATTAAGTTACGTGGCCTTAAATAATTTAGATAGGGTAAATATTAATCTTTTAGATAGTGGAAATATACAAGTTTTAAAGGAAATTTCAGGAAGCAGAGCATTTCAAAGGATAATAAAAGATTTAGAAAATATAAGCTTTGATGGAACAACCAGCTTAACTCAAAGTATAAGAAAGAGACCAATAAAAAATAAGGGAGTGTCTATTGTAGTATCCGATTTTCTCGATAATTTAGGATTAAAGGACTTAGAAGAAGCTTTAAAATATCTAGCATTTAAAAAGCAGGAAATAATTTTAATACAAGTTTTAGCACTTGAAGAAATAAAGCCGGAACTAAATGGTGAAATAACCCTGATAGATTCTGAAACAAATGAAAATATAAAAATAAGTCTTACTCCTAATTTAATTAAGGAATACGAAAAAACACTTTACTCATATAAAAAATCTATAGAAAATTTAGTAAAAAAATATAATGGAAAGTTTATTAGTGTAAATTCATCTATGGAAATTGAAGAAGTTATATTAGGTGAACTTTCAAAGAAAAGAGTATTGTATTAG
- a CDS encoding AAA family ATPase gives MTINEKDILEVSEKIRLCEKEISKGIIGQKEIIRNVIIAIFSDGNVLLEGMPGMGKTQLVKTIAKVLNLKFSRIQFTPDLMPADVVGTNIIVKEGDNTLFKFERGPVFTNLLLADEINRATPKTQSALLEAMGEKTVTVGKTTYEMDKPFMVLATQNPIEQEGTYPLPEAQLDRFLFKLYVDFPNLEELKEIMNITLTNNTPIIEKLLEGEEILKIRNIIREVKIADSVQEYALKLILATHPELDDSPEIVKKYVEAGASPRAGQGIIAASKVRAVMEGRLNVAFEDIQTLAKPILRHRLILNFDSISENLSTDDIIDKVIEELKVV, from the coding sequence ATGACGATAAATGAAAAAGATATATTAGAAGTTTCAGAAAAAATAAGATTATGTGAAAAAGAAATAAGTAAAGGTATAATCGGACAAAAAGAAATTATCAGAAATGTTATAATTGCTATTTTTTCTGATGGCAATGTTTTGCTTGAAGGCATGCCTGGTATGGGTAAAACTCAATTAGTAAAAACAATAGCTAAGGTTTTAAATCTAAAGTTCTCAAGAATACAGTTCACTCCAGATTTAATGCCAGCTGATGTAGTAGGTACTAATATAATTGTTAAAGAGGGAGATAATACTCTATTTAAATTTGAAAGAGGGCCAGTTTTTACAAACTTGCTTTTAGCTGACGAAATAAATAGAGCAACTCCTAAAACTCAATCAGCCTTACTTGAAGCTATGGGAGAAAAAACAGTAACAGTAGGCAAAACAACTTACGAAATGGATAAACCCTTTATGGTTTTAGCAACTCAAAACCCTATTGAACAGGAAGGGACATATCCCCTTCCAGAAGCTCAGTTAGATAGATTTCTATTCAAGCTTTATGTAGATTTTCCAAATTTAGAAGAGCTTAAAGAAATTATGAATATAACTTTAACTAATAATACACCAATTATAGAAAAGCTTTTAGAAGGAGAAGAAATATTAAAAATAAGAAATATAATAAGGGAAGTTAAAATAGCAGATTCAGTACAGGAATATGCATTAAAGTTAATTTTAGCAACTCATCCTGAGCTAGATGATAGTCCAGAAATAGTTAAAAAATATGTGGAAGCAGGAGCAAGTCCTAGAGCAGGACAAGGAATAATTGCTGCTTCAAAGGTAAGGGCTGTTATGGAAGGAAGATTAAATGTAGCTTTTGAAGATATACAAACTCTTGCAAAGCCTATTTTAAGACATAGACTTATTTTAAATTTTGATTCTATTAGTGAAAATCTTAGTACAGATGACATTATAGATAAAGTCATAGAAGAGTTAAAGGTTGTGTAA
- a CDS encoding vWA domain-containing protein: MGFTALWPLFLLITIPLLILLYILKRKYREEVFSSTLLWSEVYKNTRANTPWEKFRKNIMLLLQILAILALIFSLMKPFLNFGGKSYKNIILVIDNTASMNITYGNSTRLEEAKRLAKELINSIKEETNTFIISYDNSPKILQKEEINKDKIIKSIESIEKSYYQGDISDSINFIKAIGQSIEEDYEVILFTDKEISLGDLNGTVVALGNTGLNGSIDNISHKYLEDKIKVIATVTNRGSEAYEGDFSLYDGDKLIAVETLNLNVGENKTLTFDIPAIDNEVLKGELSRHDLLEEDNIYYHVLGNKKLNKILLVTEQNLFLERALSNIRNSEVYKTNSLSNLSSSDNYDLYVFDNVTPTTMPSSGSILFINPSSNEYFKVLEGGQGSEAKAVRGEVSNYLEAVTFTLAKYNEIDVPYYGRSFINVDEVSIGFKGTINNRNIAALSFDLHNSDFVLKKEFPILIYELGENLISNGMTGKSNYKYGEKIIVNNNNLNSEMTVITPNKETFEIKSGEEIKGKMQLGVYKIESEKEKELFSINYPSESESDTSKGSIGEMNNKIKEIELKKGFNLSPIFILMAIGIVALEWSMYKKGN; the protein is encoded by the coding sequence ATGGGATTTACAGCTTTATGGCCCTTATTTTTATTAATTACAATTCCTCTTTTAATACTGCTTTATATTTTAAAAAGGAAGTATAGGGAAGAGGTATTTTCTTCAACTCTTCTTTGGAGTGAAGTTTATAAAAATACAAGGGCTAATACACCTTGGGAAAAGTTTAGAAAAAATATTATGCTCTTATTGCAAATATTAGCGATTTTAGCTTTGATTTTCTCTTTAATGAAGCCCTTTTTAAACTTTGGAGGAAAGAGTTACAAGAATATTATTTTAGTAATTGATAATACTGCCAGTATGAATATTACATACGGTAATAGCACAAGGTTAGAAGAAGCAAAAAGATTAGCTAAGGAATTAATAAATTCTATAAAGGAAGAGACTAATACCTTTATAATAAGCTATGATAACAGTCCAAAAATTCTTCAAAAAGAGGAAATTAACAAGGATAAAATAATAAAGTCTATTGAAAGCATAGAAAAGAGTTATTATCAAGGAGATATAAGCGATTCTATAAATTTTATAAAGGCAATTGGTCAAAGCATAGAAGAAGATTATGAAGTTATTTTATTTACTGATAAGGAAATATCCTTGGGAGATTTAAATGGCACAGTAGTAGCTTTAGGTAATACTGGTTTAAACGGATCTATCGATAATATTTCCCATAAATATTTAGAAGATAAAATAAAGGTAATAGCAACAGTAACTAATAGAGGAAGTGAAGCTTACGAAGGAGATTTTTCTTTATATGATGGTGATAAGCTTATAGCAGTTGAAACTTTAAACTTAAATGTAGGGGAGAATAAAACTTTAACTTTTGATATTCCTGCAATAGATAATGAAGTATTAAAGGGAGAGCTTTCAAGGCATGATTTATTAGAAGAAGATAATATTTATTATCATGTTCTTGGAAATAAGAAACTAAATAAAATTTTATTAGTAACAGAACAAAACTTATTTTTAGAAAGGGCTCTTAGCAATATTAGAAATTCTGAAGTTTATAAAACAAACAGTTTATCAAATTTAAGCAGCAGTGATAATTATGATTTATATGTATTTGATAATGTAACTCCTACTACAATGCCTTCCAGCGGAAGTATATTGTTTATTAATCCAAGTTCTAATGAATATTTTAAAGTATTAGAAGGGGGACAAGGGAGTGAAGCAAAAGCTGTAAGGGGAGAAGTATCTAATTATTTAGAGGCCGTAACCTTTACTTTAGCAAAGTACAATGAAATTGATGTGCCTTACTATGGAAGAAGTTTTATTAATGTAGATGAAGTATCAATTGGATTTAAAGGAACTATAAATAATAGAAATATTGCAGCCTTATCCTTTGATCTTCATAATAGTGATTTTGTATTAAAAAAAGAATTTCCAATATTGATTTATGAACTTGGAGAAAATTTAATTTCCAATGGAATGACTGGTAAGAGTAATTATAAATATGGAGAAAAAATTATAGTTAATAATAACAATTTAAATAGTGAAATGACTGTAATAACTCCTAATAAGGAAACTTTTGAAATAAAATCTGGAGAAGAAATAAAGGGTAAAATGCAGCTTGGTGTTTATAAAATAGAAAGTGAAAAAGAAAAAGAACTATTTTCAATAAATTATCCATCTGAAAGCGAAAGTGATACCAGTAAAGGAAGTATTGGTGAAATGAATAATAAGATTAAAGAAATTGAGCTTAAAAAAGGATTTAATTTAAGTCCAATATTTATTTTAATGGCAATTGGTATAGTAGCTTTAGAGTGGTCTATGTATAAGAAAGGTAATTAG
- a CDS encoding pectinesterase, translating into MNSLNKEILSFIKKASRRIKAEFILNFGLVAIKYLLSLVLSLLLLSLFIIFPGVYKVSSFIGLFGLIAILIVGFYLSPNNKKVALIVDSKGLKERLITSLELINEDDNISRAQKEDTLKHIKNFNLKEKLKIKIDKKQLLLVLGVICLCLLTTTIKTEAAKEADIIRKFDKTQEDFVKKVEEEKKNIEKIKELSKEEKEELKKILEDAKKEIKDSKDKKELDKVLERMELKLKEAEKNKDNEKSKEAIKNTRKNLLEEYNKEKQENARNDINRLTNELIKNKAMKDLSEAILSGDKEKLEKALANLKSSLKDMSSSELNALSKSLAKAANSVDDEDLKKSLEEASKSVLNGELDEDDLKEAIENTQKDADGSSSNDNEGNEGSNNQGGNQGDEGNNGESQGEGNGNGDGDGEGQGDGNGNGNGNGQQPGQGSGGGQGWNMGSSEGKENDIDNKTGEKVFIPGRKGGNDENLTGNKNQNGNSQTVESKNGFNLDGSKVDYEKVIGDYTNSALEGTNNSNLPESLKDIIKNYFEGLN; encoded by the coding sequence ATGAATTCTTTGAATAAAGAAATTTTAAGCTTTATAAAAAAAGCATCTAGAAGGATAAAGGCAGAATTTATATTAAACTTTGGATTAGTAGCTATAAAATATCTGCTATCCTTAGTTTTAAGTCTACTTCTTTTATCATTATTCATTATTTTTCCAGGGGTTTATAAAGTAAGTTCTTTTATTGGATTATTTGGTTTAATTGCAATTTTAATTGTTGGATTTTATTTAAGTCCAAATAATAAAAAGGTTGCTTTAATCGTAGATTCTAAGGGCTTAAAAGAAAGACTTATAACTTCTTTAGAGCTTATTAATGAAGATGATAATATTTCTAGAGCTCAAAAAGAAGATACATTAAAGCATATTAAAAATTTTAATTTAAAAGAAAAGCTTAAAATTAAAATTGATAAAAAACAGCTTTTATTAGTTTTAGGAGTTATATGTCTATGTTTATTAACTACAACAATAAAGACTGAAGCGGCTAAGGAAGCAGATATAATTCGTAAATTTGATAAAACTCAGGAGGACTTTGTTAAAAAGGTTGAGGAAGAAAAAAAGAATATTGAAAAAATAAAAGAACTAAGTAAAGAAGAAAAAGAAGAGCTTAAAAAAATATTAGAAGATGCAAAAAAGGAAATTAAAGATAGTAAAGACAAAAAAGAATTAGATAAAGTTTTAGAGAGAATGGAATTAAAGCTTAAAGAAGCTGAAAAAAATAAGGACAATGAAAAAAGTAAGGAAGCTATTAAAAATACAAGGAAAAATTTATTAGAGGAATACAATAAAGAAAAACAAGAAAATGCAAGAAATGATATAAATAGGCTTACAAATGAGCTTATCAAAAACAAAGCAATGAAAGATTTATCGGAAGCTATTTTATCTGGTGATAAGGAAAAATTAGAAAAGGCTCTTGCAAATTTAAAGTCTTCATTAAAGGATATGAGCAGCAGCGAATTAAATGCTTTATCAAAATCCTTGGCCAAAGCAGCTAACTCAGTAGATGATGAAGATTTGAAAAAATCCCTTGAAGAAGCATCAAAATCAGTTTTAAATGGTGAACTTGATGAAGATGATTTGAAAGAAGCTATAGAAAATACTCAAAAAGATGCTGATGGAAGCAGCAGTAATGATAATGAAGGGAATGAAGGCAGCAATAATCAGGGTGGAAATCAAGGGGATGAAGGAAATAATGGCGAAAGTCAAGGCGAGGGAAATGGTAATGGAGATGGAGATGGTGAAGGCCAAGGAGATGGAAATGGCAACGGTAATGGTAATGGACAACAACCAGGGCAAGGTTCTGGTGGAGGCCAAGGCTGGAATATGGGAAGTTCTGAAGGAAAGGAAAATGATATAGATAATAAGACAGGGGAAAAGGTTTTTATACCAGGAAGAAAGGGCGGAAATGATGAAAATTTAACTGGAAATAAAAATCAAAATGGTAATTCTCAAACTGTTGAAAGTAAAAATGGTTTTAATTTAGATGGAAGTAAAGTAGATTATGAAAAAGTAATTGGAGATTATACAAATAGTGCTTTAGAAGGAACGAATAATAGTAATCTTCCAGAAAGTTTAAAGGATATAATAAAAAATTATTTTGAAGGGTTAAATTAG